In Larimichthys crocea isolate SSNF unplaced genomic scaffold, L_crocea_2.0 scaffold533, whole genome shotgun sequence, a single window of DNA contains:
- the LOC113745220 gene encoding uncharacterized protein LOC113745220, with amino-acid sequence MARGSFVWTDSEVELLPNVALDYKASKAHENVDWESCKTKYVDMLALFLEKYPSETNEEFPHVKEDITQANLTTKMKAIRGKYRNAVDTGCRSGHRRVVLLYLELCEKAWGGSPATTTITSGIETNELEDSASPATSVSSSLDESAADVQEVDGSVALTPTVKQRRDLLQTRLQGHRHDRMKRKLPAEVQWLNAIEEDKQLKKKLVDIIETSENRAVDNLSKMTQTLDRLTASIADGFALLRQVVQPPHTPPPPPQPHYIMPFQGRGPYGQVYAHTPAPPPPPLTHSYDNRPPSAVPLSTVSLTDSAVEGMQGQLSYLQALNEDAQN; translated from the exons ATGGCGCGAGGTTCGTTTGTCTGGACAGATAGCGAAGTTGAATTGCTCCCTAATGTCGCGTTGGACTACAAGGCAAGTAAAGCCCATGAAAATGTGGACTGGGAATCTTGCAAAACCAAGTACGTCGACATGTTAGCGCTATTCTTAGAGAAATACCCATCTGAGACCAACGAGGAGTTTCCTCATGTGAAGGAGGACATAACACAAGCCAACCTGACAACCAAAATGAAGGCAATTAGAGGGAAATACAGGAATGCAGTGGACACTGGATGCAGGAGCGGCCACAGAAGAGTGGTGCTCCTCTACTTGGAACTGTGTGAAAAGGCTTGGGGTGGTTCCCCAGCTACTACGACCATCACCTCCGGCATCGAGACTAACGAACTGGAGGATTCTGCTTCCCCCGCCACATCAGTTTCGTCGTCCTTGGACGAATCGGCAGCGGATGTTCAAGAAGTCGATGGCAGTGTGGCCCTCACCCCCACagtgaagcagaggagagacCTGCTTCAG ACTAGACTGCAGGGACACCGGCATGATCGAATGAAGCGAAAGCTGCCAGCTGAGGTCCAGTGGCTGAATGCCATTGAGGAGGACAAACAACTGAAGAAGAAACTTGTGGACATTATTGAGACCTCTGAAAACAGGGCAGTTGACAATTTATCCAAAATGACACAGACCCTGGATAGGCTAACAGCATCAATTGCTGATGGCTTTGCTCTCCTGCGGCAAGTTGTGCAGCCACCAcatacaccaccaccaccaccacagccacACTACATTATGCCATTTCAGGGAAGAGGTCCTTATGGAcaagtatatgcacacacaccagcaccaccaccaccaccactcactCACTCCTATGACAACAGACCACCCAGTGCAGTGCCACTCAGCACGGTCAGTTTAACTGATTCAGCTGTTGAGGGCATGCAGGGTCAACTTTCATATCTCCAAGCCCTTAATGAAGATGCACAAAATTGA